Proteins encoded within one genomic window of Micromonospora halotolerans:
- a CDS encoding HIT family protein has protein sequence MTGAERHFDGAGSGGDNGLADGLERLWTPHRMTYISGEDRPEGGYEKPTGCPFCLAPGLPPDESLVVARGEHVFAVLNLYPYNPGHLLVCPYRHVADYTELDAPETAELAAFTKDAMRVVRHVSSAHGFNLGMNQGGVAGAGIAAHLHQHVVPRWGGDANFMPVIGRTKVLPQLLADTRDLFAKAWPA, from the coding sequence GTGACTGGGGCGGAACGGCACTTCGACGGCGCCGGCAGCGGCGGCGACAACGGTCTGGCGGACGGGCTGGAGCGGCTCTGGACGCCGCACCGGATGACCTACATCTCGGGCGAGGACCGGCCCGAGGGCGGGTACGAGAAGCCGACCGGCTGCCCGTTCTGCCTCGCCCCCGGCCTGCCGCCGGACGAGAGCCTGGTGGTGGCCCGGGGCGAGCACGTCTTCGCCGTGCTCAACCTCTACCCCTACAACCCGGGACACCTGCTGGTGTGCCCCTACCGGCACGTGGCGGACTACACCGAGCTGGACGCGCCGGAGACCGCCGAGCTGGCCGCGTTCACCAAGGACGCGATGCGGGTGGTCCGGCACGTCTCCAGCGCGCACGGGTTCAACCTGGGCATGAACCAGGGCGGCGTGGCCGGCGCGGGCATCGCCGCGCACCTGCACCAGCACGTGGTGCCGCGCTGGGGCGGCGACGCGAACTTCATGCCGGTGATCGGCCGCACCAAGGTGCTGCCGCAACTCCTCGCCGACACCCGGGACCTGTTCGCCAAGGCCTGGCCGGCCTGA
- a CDS encoding adenosine deaminase: MTDLPTFIAGLPKVELHVHHVGSASPRIVAELAARHEGRTPVPADPEALADYFAFRDFAHFIEVYLSVVDLIRDADDVWLLTHEVARELARQQVRYAELTVTPYSHVHRGIPAPAFCEAIEDARKRAEADFGIALRWCFDIPGEAGLPAAEQTLRIALDERPDGLISFGLGGPEIGVPRPQFKPYFDQARAAGLRSVPHAGETTGPETVWDALRELGAERIGHGISAALDPALLAHLAERRIPLEVCPTSNVRTRAVATIEEHPLPQLVEAGVLVTVNSDDPPMFGTTLNDEYAVAARLLRLDPAGVAALARDAVTAAFLEPGEQARISGEIDAYLAAATR; this comes from the coding sequence GTGACCGACCTGCCCACCTTCATCGCCGGACTGCCCAAGGTGGAGCTGCACGTGCACCACGTCGGCTCCGCCTCGCCCCGGATCGTGGCCGAGCTGGCCGCCCGGCACGAGGGGCGCACCCCCGTCCCGGCCGACCCGGAGGCGCTCGCCGACTACTTCGCGTTCCGCGACTTCGCCCACTTCATCGAGGTCTACCTGAGCGTGGTGGACCTCATCCGGGACGCCGACGACGTCTGGCTGCTCACCCACGAGGTGGCCCGGGAGCTGGCCCGCCAGCAGGTCCGGTACGCCGAGCTGACCGTCACGCCGTACTCCCACGTGCACCGGGGGATCCCGGCGCCGGCCTTCTGCGAGGCGATCGAGGACGCCCGCAAGCGGGCCGAGGCAGACTTCGGCATCGCGCTGCGCTGGTGCTTCGACATCCCCGGCGAGGCCGGGCTGCCGGCCGCCGAGCAGACCCTGCGGATCGCCCTCGACGAGCGGCCCGACGGGCTGATCAGCTTCGGCCTGGGCGGCCCGGAGATCGGGGTGCCGCGGCCGCAGTTCAAGCCGTACTTCGACCAGGCCCGGGCGGCCGGCCTGCGATCGGTGCCGCACGCCGGCGAGACCACCGGCCCGGAGACCGTCTGGGACGCGCTGCGCGAGCTGGGCGCCGAGCGCATCGGGCACGGCATCTCCGCCGCCCTCGACCCGGCGTTGCTCGCCCACCTGGCCGAGCGGCGGATCCCGCTGGAGGTGTGCCCCACCTCCAACGTGCGGACCCGGGCCGTGGCGACCATCGAGGAGCACCCGCTGCCGCAGCTCGTCGAGGCCGGCGTGCTGGTCACCGTCAACTCCGACGACCCGCCGATGTTCGGCACCACGCTCAACGACGAGTACGCGGTGGCCGCCCGGCTGCTGCGCCTCGACCCGGCCGGGGTGGCCGCGCTGGCCCGCGACGCGGTGACGGCCGCGTTCCTGGAGCCGGGGGAGCAGGCCCGGATCAGCGGCGAGATCGACGCGTACCTGGCGGCCGCGACGCGCTGA
- the thrS gene encoding threonine--tRNA ligase, with translation MSAPRTPVVADPVVVAAGTTAADAVAAAGLPMSGPKAIVVVRDPKGVLRDLDWKPAEEIAVEPVALDSPDGLNVLRHSTAHVLAQAVQDVFPEAKLGIGPPIENGFYYDFQVAKPFQPDDLAKLEKRMQEIVKSGQRFRRRRFSSLDEARGELAAEPFKMELIEVKGEGLDSSEVMEVGGGELTIYDNLAANEDKVCWSDLCRGPHLPNTRLIGAFKLMRSAAAYWRGSEKNPQLQRVYGTAWPTRDELKAYLRLLEEAARRDHRKLGADLDLFSFPDEIGSGLAVFHPKGGVLKRVMEDYVRTRHIEEGFQYVGTPHISKEGLFHTSGHLPYYADGMYPPMELEGADYYLKAMNCPMHNLIYRSRGRSYRELPMRLFEFGSVYRYEKSGVVHGLTRVRGLTQDDSHSYCTREQAPAEIKHLLNFVLSLLKDFGIDDFYLELSTRDEARLDKFVGSDEDWATATAVLEQCAVETGLDLVPDPGGAAFYGPKISVQAKDAIGRTWQLSTIQYDFNQPKGFGLEYQAADGTRQQPVMIHCAKFGSIERFIGVLTEHYAGAFPAWLAPVQVVGIPIREDHTDYLQDFVTTLRKQGIRADVDAGDDRMQKKIRNAQQQKIPFMVIAGDDDVAAGTVSFRYRDGSQRNGVPIEEAVAHVREVVKSRTNSGPSAEGTPNT, from the coding sequence GTGTCCGCACCCCGTACCCCCGTCGTGGCCGACCCCGTCGTCGTCGCCGCCGGGACGACGGCGGCCGACGCGGTGGCCGCGGCCGGGCTGCCGATGAGCGGCCCGAAGGCGATCGTGGTGGTCCGCGACCCCAAGGGCGTGCTGCGCGACCTCGACTGGAAGCCGGCCGAGGAGATCGCCGTCGAGCCGGTCGCCCTCGACAGCCCGGACGGGCTGAACGTGCTGCGCCACTCCACCGCGCACGTGCTGGCCCAGGCCGTGCAGGACGTGTTCCCCGAGGCCAAGCTCGGCATCGGCCCGCCCATCGAGAACGGCTTCTACTACGACTTCCAGGTGGCCAAGCCGTTCCAGCCGGACGACCTGGCGAAGCTCGAGAAGCGGATGCAGGAGATCGTCAAGTCCGGCCAGCGGTTCCGTCGGCGCCGGTTCAGCAGCCTCGACGAGGCGCGCGGCGAGCTGGCCGCCGAGCCGTTCAAGATGGAGCTGATCGAGGTCAAGGGCGAGGGGCTGGACTCCTCCGAGGTGATGGAGGTGGGCGGCGGCGAGCTGACCATCTACGACAACCTCGCCGCCAACGAGGACAAGGTCTGCTGGTCGGACCTGTGCCGCGGCCCGCACCTGCCGAACACCCGGCTGATCGGCGCGTTCAAGCTGATGCGCTCGGCCGCCGCCTACTGGCGGGGCTCGGAGAAGAACCCGCAGCTCCAGCGGGTCTACGGCACCGCGTGGCCGACCCGGGACGAGCTGAAGGCGTACCTGCGGCTGTTGGAGGAGGCCGCCCGGCGCGACCACCGCAAGCTCGGCGCGGACCTGGACCTGTTCAGCTTCCCCGACGAGATCGGCTCCGGCCTGGCGGTCTTCCACCCCAAGGGCGGCGTGCTCAAGCGGGTGATGGAGGACTACGTCCGCACCCGCCACATCGAGGAGGGCTTCCAGTACGTCGGGACCCCGCACATCTCGAAGGAGGGCCTGTTCCACACCTCCGGGCACCTGCCGTACTACGCCGACGGGATGTACCCGCCCATGGAGCTCGAGGGCGCGGACTACTACCTCAAGGCCATGAACTGCCCCATGCACAACCTGATCTACCGGTCGCGCGGGCGGTCCTACCGTGAGCTGCCGATGCGGCTGTTCGAGTTCGGGTCGGTCTACCGGTACGAGAAGTCGGGCGTGGTCCACGGGCTGACCCGGGTCCGCGGCCTGACCCAGGACGACTCGCACTCCTACTGCACGCGGGAGCAGGCGCCGGCCGAGATCAAGCACCTGCTCAACTTCGTGCTGAGCCTGCTCAAGGACTTCGGCATCGACGACTTCTACCTGGAGCTGTCCACCCGCGACGAGGCCCGGCTGGACAAGTTCGTCGGGTCGGACGAGGACTGGGCCACGGCCACCGCCGTGCTGGAGCAGTGCGCGGTGGAGACCGGGCTCGACCTGGTGCCGGACCCGGGCGGCGCGGCCTTCTACGGCCCGAAGATCTCCGTGCAGGCCAAGGACGCCATCGGCCGCACCTGGCAGCTGTCGACCATCCAGTACGACTTCAACCAGCCGAAGGGCTTCGGGCTGGAGTACCAGGCGGCCGACGGCACGCGGCAGCAGCCCGTGATGATCCACTGCGCCAAGTTCGGGTCGATCGAGCGGTTCATCGGCGTGCTCACCGAGCACTACGCGGGCGCGTTCCCGGCCTGGCTCGCCCCGGTGCAGGTGGTCGGCATCCCGATCCGCGAGGACCACACCGACTACCTCCAGGACTTCGTCACCACGCTGCGCAAGCAGGGCATCCGGGCCGACGTCGACGCGGGTGACGACCGGATGCAGAAGAAGATCCGCAACGCCCAGCAGCAGAAGATCCCGTTCATGGTGATCGCCGGGGACGACGACGTGGCCGCCGGCACGGTCTCCTTCCGCTACCGGGACGGGTCGCAGCGCAACGGCGTGCCGATCGAGGAGGCGGTGGCCCACGTGCGGGAGGTCGTCAAGTCCCGCACCAACTCCGGCCCGTCGGCGGAGGGCACGCCCAACACCTGA
- a CDS encoding ADP-ribosylglycohydrolase family protein, whose translation MAFTLFPDTRLTLARDALAGLSVGDALGARFFVPGSAAAAWADALPHGPWPWSDDTEMACSVLTVLAAHGRVDRDALALAFAAHYDPARRYGAGAVELLEVIRAGTPWPVAAASAFDGQGSCGNGAAMRVAPLGAWYADSTRRAADQARASAEVTHAHPEGIAGAVAVAVAASLAARARLDGVRPEPARLLTVVAGAVDSAGEVHRGVRRAAALLGHPAGEVAEALGNGSRVTAQDTVPFTLWVAATHLHDYPAAIRACVEAGGDVDTTAAIAGGVVAAHTGVGTPGGVPDGWLAAREPLPSWLTASA comes from the coding sequence ATGGCGTTCACTCTCTTCCCCGACACCCGCCTCACGCTCGCGCGCGACGCGCTGGCCGGCCTGTCGGTCGGCGACGCCCTCGGCGCGCGGTTCTTCGTGCCGGGCAGCGCGGCCGCCGCCTGGGCCGACGCGCTGCCGCACGGCCCGTGGCCGTGGAGCGACGACACCGAAATGGCCTGCTCGGTGCTCACCGTGCTGGCCGCGCACGGACGGGTGGACCGGGACGCCCTCGCGCTCGCCTTCGCGGCGCACTACGACCCGGCCCGCCGTTACGGCGCCGGCGCCGTGGAACTGCTCGAAGTGATCCGCGCCGGCACGCCGTGGCCGGTGGCGGCCGCGTCCGCGTTCGACGGTCAGGGCTCCTGCGGCAACGGCGCGGCCATGCGGGTGGCCCCGCTCGGCGCCTGGTACGCCGACTCCACCCGGCGCGCCGCCGACCAGGCCCGCGCCTCGGCCGAGGTGACCCACGCGCACCCGGAGGGGATCGCCGGTGCGGTCGCCGTGGCGGTGGCCGCCTCGCTGGCCGCGCGGGCCCGGCTGGACGGGGTCCGCCCCGAGCCGGCCCGGCTGCTCACCGTGGTGGCCGGCGCCGTCGATTCGGCCGGCGAGGTGCACCGGGGCGTACGCCGGGCCGCCGCGCTGCTCGGCCACCCGGCCGGCGAGGTCGCCGAGGCGCTGGGCAACGGCTCCCGGGTGACCGCGCAGGACACCGTTCCCTTCACGCTCTGGGTGGCCGCCACCCACCTGCACGACTATCCGGCGGCGATCCGCGCCTGCGTCGAGGCGGGCGGGGACGTGGACACCACGGCGGCGATCGCCGGCGGCGTGGTGGCCGCGCACACCGGGGTCGGCACCCCGGGCGGGGTCCCGGACGGCTGGCTCGCCGCCCGCGAACCCCTCCCGTCCTGGCTGACCGCCTCCGCCTGA
- a CDS encoding DUF4235 domain-containing protein: protein MSKGIGRVVYKPVGVLMGLAAGTVAGVIFRQVWKMTAGDGEAPIATDEDRRWGEILAAAALQGAIFAVVRAAVDRGGAVGVRRLTGRWPD, encoded by the coding sequence GTGAGCAAGGGCATCGGCAGGGTTGTCTACAAGCCGGTCGGGGTGCTGATGGGTCTAGCCGCCGGCACCGTCGCCGGTGTCATCTTCCGGCAGGTCTGGAAGATGACGGCCGGCGACGGCGAGGCGCCCATCGCGACCGACGAGGACCGCCGCTGGGGCGAGATCCTCGCCGCCGCGGCGTTGCAGGGGGCCATCTTCGCGGTCGTCCGGGCCGCCGTGGACCGGGGCGGGGCGGTCGGCGTACGCCGGCTCACCGGCCGCTGGCCCGACTGA
- a CDS encoding cold-shock protein, producing MAQGTVKWFNADKGFGFITVDGGGADVFVHFSAIQSSGYRTLEENQRVEFEIAQGQKGPQAEQVRPI from the coding sequence ATGGCGCAGGGAACCGTGAAGTGGTTCAACGCTGACAAGGGCTTCGGCTTCATCACCGTCGACGGCGGGGGTGCTGACGTGTTCGTCCACTTCTCGGCCATCCAGTCCAGCGGCTACCGCACGCTGGAGGAGAACCAGCGGGTGGAGTTCGAGATCGCCCAGGGTCAGAAGGGTCCGCAGGCCGAGCAGGTCCGCCCCATCTGA
- a CDS encoding aldo/keto reductase, whose amino-acid sequence MEQRSFDRLGRHVGIIGLGAWQLGADWGEVSESTALDVLGAAVDAGVTFLDTADVYGDGRSEQLIGRFLRARPGHGLTVATKMGRRVPQTPEAYTLDNFRTWTDRSRANLGVDTLDLVQLHCPPTAVFADDRVFDALDTLVAEERIAGYGVSVETTDQALTAIARPGVASVQIILNAVRHKPLERVLPEAAKAGVGIIARVPLASGLLSGRYDEHTTFAPDDHRTFNRHGESFDVGETFSGVDYDLGLSAVRRLAPLVGEGRTMAQFALRWILDQPGVTVVIPGARTAEQARRNAAAADLPPLTEVELAAVRATYDELIRPQVHDRW is encoded by the coding sequence GTGGAACAGCGCAGCTTCGACCGGCTCGGCCGGCACGTCGGCATCATCGGACTCGGCGCCTGGCAGCTCGGCGCGGACTGGGGCGAGGTCAGCGAGAGCACCGCCCTCGACGTCCTGGGCGCCGCCGTCGACGCCGGGGTCACCTTCCTGGACACCGCCGACGTGTACGGCGACGGCCGCAGCGAGCAGCTCATCGGCCGGTTCCTGCGCGCGCGCCCCGGGCACGGGCTGACCGTGGCCACCAAGATGGGCCGGCGGGTGCCGCAGACGCCGGAGGCGTACACCCTGGACAACTTCCGGACCTGGACCGACCGGTCCCGGGCCAACCTCGGCGTGGACACCCTCGACCTGGTGCAGCTGCACTGCCCGCCCACCGCGGTCTTCGCCGACGACCGGGTCTTCGACGCCCTGGACACCCTGGTCGCCGAGGAACGGATCGCCGGGTACGGGGTCAGCGTCGAGACCACCGACCAGGCGCTCACCGCGATCGCCCGGCCGGGCGTGGCCAGCGTGCAGATCATCCTCAACGCGGTGCGGCACAAGCCCCTGGAGCGGGTGCTGCCCGAGGCCGCGAAGGCCGGCGTCGGCATCATCGCCCGGGTGCCGCTGGCCAGCGGCCTGCTCTCCGGCCGGTACGACGAGCACACCACCTTCGCGCCGGACGACCACCGCACCTTCAACCGGCACGGCGAGTCCTTCGACGTCGGCGAGACCTTCTCCGGCGTCGACTACGACCTCGGCCTGTCGGCGGTGCGCCGGCTCGCGCCGCTGGTCGGCGAGGGCCGGACGATGGCCCAGTTCGCGCTCCGCTGGATCCTCGACCAGCCCGGCGTCACCGTGGTCATCCCGGGCGCGCGCACCGCCGAGCAGGCCCGGCGCAACGCCGCCGCGGCCGACCTGCCGCCGCTGACCGAGGTGGAGCTGGCCGCCGTCCGCGCCACCTATGACGAGCTGATCCGCCCGCAGGTGCACGACCGGTGGTGA
- a CDS encoding response regulator transcription factor, which yields MATVLLVEDDHVVRGAMLRSLTDRGHAVHAVGTALDALRRVAAETPDLVVLDLGLPDLDGSDALRMLRGITDVPIIIATARDDEQSVVRLLRAGADDYMVKPFTGAHLDARITTVLRRAGRASRTVQPAVHTVGGLRVDVGERSAVLDGEPLALTRKEFDLLAYLAARPGRVVSRRELLEEVWRQPSVGEDQTIDVHLYWLRRKMGESAAKPRYLRTVRGVGFRLVAPD from the coding sequence GTGGCAACCGTCCTCCTGGTCGAAGACGACCACGTCGTACGCGGTGCGATGTTGCGGTCCCTGACCGACCGGGGGCACGCGGTGCACGCCGTCGGCACGGCGCTGGACGCGCTGCGCCGGGTCGCCGCCGAGACACCCGACCTCGTGGTGCTCGACCTCGGCCTGCCCGACCTGGACGGCTCCGACGCGCTGCGGATGCTGCGCGGCATCACCGACGTGCCGATCATCATCGCGACCGCCCGGGACGACGAGCAGTCGGTGGTCCGGCTGCTGCGTGCGGGCGCCGACGACTACATGGTCAAGCCGTTCACCGGCGCCCACCTGGATGCCCGGATCACCACCGTGCTGCGCCGGGCCGGCCGGGCCAGCCGCACCGTCCAGCCGGCCGTGCACACGGTCGGCGGCCTGCGGGTGGACGTGGGCGAGCGCAGCGCCGTGCTGGACGGCGAACCCCTGGCCCTGACCCGCAAGGAATTCGACCTGCTGGCGTATCTCGCCGCACGTCCCGGCCGGGTAGTGTCCCGGCGGGAACTCTTGGAGGAGGTATGGCGGCAGCCCTCGGTCGGCGAGGACCAGACCATCGACGTTCACCTCTACTGGCTCCGCCGCAAAATGGGCGAGTCCGCGGCGAAGCCGCGTTACCTGCGCACCGTGCGGGGGGTCGGCTTCCGGCTGGTGGCGCCGGACTGA
- a CDS encoding CG0192-related protein, translating into MALLHRAELRPSKLDLLAAWLPGRPWFAGTPGAEVTRVATYRFDDPAGEVGIETMLVRAGDGPVLQVPLTYRGAPLAGADRWLVGTTDHSALGPRWVYDACGDPVYAPALAAAVLADAGQAEEYFEVDGRREVRAPNMTLAGTRTGAAPALGAVDEVVDGDPTLIRAGDVELALVRRPAPADAPAPARLTGAWAGQADPVLLAYAR; encoded by the coding sequence ATGGCCCTGCTGCACCGCGCGGAACTGCGCCCCTCGAAGCTCGACCTGCTCGCCGCCTGGCTGCCCGGCCGGCCCTGGTTCGCCGGCACCCCCGGCGCCGAGGTCACCCGCGTGGCGACCTACCGGTTCGACGACCCGGCCGGCGAGGTCGGCATCGAGACCATGCTGGTCCGGGCCGGCGACGGGCCGGTCCTCCAGGTGCCGCTGACCTACCGCGGAGCGCCGCTGGCCGGCGCCGACCGGTGGCTGGTCGGCACCACCGACCACTCCGCGCTCGGCCCGCGCTGGGTGTACGACGCCTGCGGCGACCCGGTCTACGCGCCGGCCCTGGCCGCCGCCGTCCTGGCCGACGCCGGCCAGGCGGAGGAGTACTTCGAGGTCGACGGCCGGCGCGAGGTGCGCGCCCCGAACATGACCCTGGCCGGCACCCGGACCGGCGCCGCGCCGGCGCTCGGCGCCGTCGACGAGGTGGTCGACGGCGACCCGACGCTGATCCGGGCCGGCGACGTCGAGCTGGCCCTGGTCCGCCGGCCGGCTCCGGCCGACGCCCCGGCGCCGGCCCGGTTGACCGGCGCCTGGGCCGGACAGGCCGACCCGGTGCTGCTGGCGTACGCCCGCTGA
- a CDS encoding DUF1775 domain-containing protein, with protein sequence MTMIRRGRWWAAALLAATVGETLGWPGAASAAEVTLTTSPAQVHQGDAIELAVVLPEERAGSRTSRIELRMPVDAPIGEVYPLSVPDWAPTITTRTLDQPVAGIHSSELNQVTDAVSWIRVPGTTKPARLSLGMGPMPATDKLTFTVIQTYTDGTVVRWADPPGGAHPAPTVTLLPPVAGAAAHAGHGEPVAEAPVEAAAPVRAEDDGPSADLLLGGGLLAGLAGGAAIGWLLSRRRRDTLALPPDSATPTDGTLAPAAGDDPAEPRPTSTGPAPLTPTASR encoded by the coding sequence ATGACGATGATCCGTCGGGGCCGGTGGTGGGCGGCCGCGCTGCTGGCCGCCACGGTCGGCGAGACGCTGGGCTGGCCCGGCGCCGCGAGCGCCGCCGAGGTGACCCTCACGACCTCACCCGCCCAGGTGCACCAGGGCGACGCCATCGAACTGGCCGTGGTGCTGCCCGAGGAGCGGGCCGGCAGCCGGACCAGCCGGATCGAGCTGCGGATGCCCGTGGACGCCCCGATCGGCGAGGTCTACCCGCTCTCCGTGCCCGACTGGGCACCCACCATCACCACCCGCACCCTGGACCAGCCGGTCGCCGGCATCCACTCCTCCGAGCTGAACCAGGTGACCGACGCGGTGTCCTGGATCCGCGTGCCCGGCACCACCAAGCCGGCCCGGCTCTCGCTCGGCATGGGCCCCATGCCGGCCACCGACAAGCTGACCTTCACGGTGATCCAGACGTACACCGACGGCACCGTGGTCCGCTGGGCCGACCCGCCCGGCGGCGCGCACCCCGCCCCGACGGTCACCCTGCTGCCCCCGGTGGCGGGTGCCGCCGCGCACGCCGGGCACGGCGAGCCGGTCGCCGAGGCCCCGGTCGAGGCGGCCGCCCCGGTACGGGCCGAGGACGACGGACCGAGCGCGGACCTGCTGCTGGGCGGCGGGCTGCTCGCCGGGCTGGCGGGCGGCGCGGCGATCGGCTGGCTGCTCAGCCGCCGCCGGCGCGACACCCTGGCGCTCCCGCCCGACTCCGCCACGCCGACCGACGGCACGCTCGCCCCGGCCGCCGGGGACGACCCTGCCGAACCCCGCCCCACCAGCACCGGCCCGGCGCCCCTGACCCCCACCGCCTCCCGCTGA
- a CDS encoding trans-aconitate 2-methyltransferase, with protein MWDPSTYLRYGDERSRPFHDLLARVPAERPRAVVDLGCGPGTLTTSLAGRWPDSRIAGLDSSAEMIARARALARVRSLAGTGVLAEPVSFSVGDVRSWHPEPDVDVVVCNAVLQWVPGHQELLTRWAATLPAGAWLAFQVPGNFAAPSHRALREVAGRDRWRDTLAPLLREAPVEDPVDYAALLVGAGCAVDAWETTYVHLLPAAGGDHPVLSWMEGTALRPVRAALDAAGWADFRAELGVRLAGAYPVRQGQVYFPFRRIFVVARTGARAEENL; from the coding sequence ATGTGGGACCCGAGCACCTACCTGCGCTACGGCGACGAGCGCTCCCGCCCCTTCCACGACCTGCTGGCCCGGGTCCCGGCGGAGCGGCCCCGCGCGGTCGTCGACCTCGGCTGCGGCCCGGGCACCCTGACCACGAGCCTCGCCGGCCGCTGGCCGGACAGCCGGATCGCCGGCCTGGACTCCTCCGCCGAGATGATCGCACGGGCCCGCGCCCTGGCCCGGGTCCGCAGCCTGGCCGGGACCGGCGTCCTGGCCGAGCCGGTCTCCTTCTCGGTCGGCGACGTGCGGTCCTGGCATCCGGAGCCCGACGTCGACGTGGTCGTCTGCAACGCGGTGCTCCAGTGGGTGCCCGGCCATCAGGAACTGCTCACCCGCTGGGCCGCCACCCTGCCGGCCGGCGCCTGGCTGGCGTTCCAGGTGCCGGGGAACTTCGCCGCCCCGTCGCACCGGGCGCTGCGGGAGGTCGCCGGGCGGGACCGGTGGCGGGACACCCTCGCCCCGCTGCTGCGCGAGGCGCCCGTCGAGGACCCGGTCGACTACGCCGCGCTGCTGGTCGGTGCCGGCTGCGCCGTGGACGCCTGGGAGACTACCTACGTGCACCTGCTCCCGGCCGCCGGCGGCGACCACCCGGTGCTGAGCTGGATGGAGGGGACGGCGCTGCGCCCGGTCCGCGCCGCGCTCGACGCCGCCGGCTGGGCCGACTTCCGCGCCGAGCTGGGGGTACGCCTCGCCGGGGCGTACCCGGTGCGGCAGGGTCAGGTGTACTTCCCGTTCCGCCGGATCTTCGTGGTGGCCCGCACCGGCGCCCGCGCAGAGGAGAACCTGTGA
- a CDS encoding HAMP domain-containing sensor histidine kinase: MCSLVALAFLIPLGITLSDQAREEKLADAARRSALVTGALAVSTDPEIVRRAVAASGDDPALRPVVHGIGVDEGAGRADAAALERAAAERRSVVSDVPGGVLRLDPVVLGDRVAVVEVFVPDEVLDAGGGGRWLLLLAVALALVGAAVIVVDRVAARAVDATGELVKAALAVGDGELGVRVEPTGPRELAEAGHAFNRMAERLVALRADERELVADLSHRLRTPLTALRLDAEALESDDTSIGTFSEAELDRRRGIRRIRQAIVTLEGEVDQLITTTRKAVSQETGPATCDVSEVVRDRMVFWSALAGDQNRPHRVVGAQLRIPAPVPRAELAAALDAVIGNVFRYTPQGTAFEVAVSRRDGWVAIRIDDAGPGITDPDRALRRGASDQGSTGLGLDIAKRVALQANGSVSIDRARLGGASVVMLLADPEATPRQVNRFGLVGRMARDAREPRAGRRWPRPR, encoded by the coding sequence ATGTGCAGCCTCGTGGCGCTCGCCTTCCTGATCCCGCTCGGGATCACCCTGTCCGACCAGGCGCGGGAGGAGAAGCTGGCCGACGCGGCCCGGCGCAGCGCGCTGGTCACCGGGGCGCTCGCGGTCAGCACCGACCCGGAGATCGTCCGCCGGGCCGTGGCGGCCAGCGGCGACGACCCGGCGCTGCGGCCCGTCGTACACGGGATCGGGGTCGACGAGGGCGCGGGCCGTGCCGACGCGGCGGCGCTGGAACGGGCCGCCGCCGAGCGGCGTTCGGTGGTCAGCGACGTGCCCGGCGGCGTCCTCCGGCTGGACCCGGTGGTGCTCGGCGACCGCGTCGCCGTGGTGGAGGTCTTCGTACCGGACGAGGTGCTCGACGCCGGCGGCGGCGGGCGGTGGCTGCTGCTGCTCGCGGTGGCGCTGGCGCTGGTCGGCGCCGCGGTGATCGTGGTGGACCGGGTGGCCGCCCGGGCCGTCGACGCGACCGGCGAGCTGGTGAAGGCGGCCCTCGCGGTCGGCGACGGCGAGCTGGGCGTCCGGGTCGAGCCGACCGGGCCGCGGGAGCTGGCCGAGGCCGGGCACGCGTTCAACCGGATGGCGGAACGGCTGGTCGCGCTCCGCGCCGACGAGCGGGAACTCGTGGCCGACCTGTCGCACCGGCTGCGGACGCCGCTGACCGCGCTGCGCCTGGACGCCGAGGCGCTGGAGTCCGACGACACCAGCATCGGCACGTTCAGCGAGGCGGAGCTGGACCGCCGCCGGGGCATCCGGCGGATCCGGCAGGCCATCGTGACCCTGGAGGGCGAGGTCGACCAGCTGATCACGACCACCCGCAAGGCGGTCAGCCAGGAGACCGGGCCGGCGACCTGCGACGTCAGCGAGGTGGTCCGGGACCGGATGGTCTTCTGGTCGGCCCTCGCCGGCGACCAGAACCGGCCGCACCGGGTGGTGGGCGCGCAGCTGCGGATCCCGGCGCCGGTGCCCCGGGCCGAGCTGGCCGCCGCGCTGGACGCGGTCATCGGCAACGTCTTCCGCTACACCCCGCAGGGCACGGCGTTCGAGGTGGCGGTGAGCCGGCGCGACGGCTGGGTGGCGATCCGGATCGACGACGCCGGCCCGGGGATCACCGACCCGGACCGGGCGCTGCGCCGGGGCGCCAGCGACCAGGGCTCCACGGGCCTGGGGCTGGACATCGCCAAGCGGGTCGCGTTGCAGGCGAACGGTTCGGTGAGCATCGACCGGGCCCGGCTGGGCGGGGCCAGCGTGGTGATGCTGCTGGCCGATCCGGAGGCGACGCCCCGGCAGGTCAACCGGTTCGGCCTGGTCGGCCGGATGGCCCGCGACGCCCGGGAGCCGCGGGCCGGCCGGCGCTGGCCGCGCCCGCGCTGA